In Pseudoliparis swirei isolate HS2019 ecotype Mariana Trench chromosome 11, NWPU_hadal_v1, whole genome shotgun sequence, a genomic segment contains:
- the tmem229b gene encoding transmembrane protein 229b, translating to MATTAEPPRPPPVPLTTLSRWYLYAIHGYFCEVMFTAAWEFAVSCNWKFPGVTSVWALFLYGTCILAVEQMYLRLRGRCRVLPRCLIYTAWTYLWEFSTGLLLRQFDACPWDYSQFRYNFMGLITAEYAVPWFCASFLAERLVIRRTLRLRFHAGPEDGWTADAAAGGSDGDGYLKGE from the coding sequence ATGGCGACCACCGCGGAGCCCCCGCGGCCCCCCCCCGTGCCCCTGACGACGCTGTCCCGCTGGTACCTCTACGCCATCCACGGCTACTTCTGCGAGGTCATGTTCACGGCCGCCTGGGAGTTCGCCGTCAGCTGCAACTGGAAGTTCCCCGGCGTGACCAGCGTGTGGGCGCTGTTCCTCTACGGCACGTGCATCCTGGCCGTGGAGCAGATGTACCTGCGCCTGCGCGGCCGCTGCCGCGTGCTCCCGCGCTGCCTCATCTACACGGCGTGGACGTACCTGTGGGAGTTCTCCACGGGGCTGCTGCTGCGCCAGTTCGACGCCTGCCCCTGGGACTACTCCCAGTTCCGCTACAACTTCATGGGGCTGATCACGGCCGAGTACGCCGTGCCGTGGTTCTGCGCCTCCTTCCTCGCGGAGCGCCTGGTGATCCGCCGGACGCTGCGGCTCCGGTTCCACGCCGGGCCCGAGGACGGCTGGACGGCGGATGCAGCGGCAGGTGGGAGCGACGGCGACGGGTACCTGAAAGGGGAGTGA